A genomic region of Pseudomonas abietaniphila contains the following coding sequences:
- the fliD gene encoding flagellar filament capping protein FliD, whose product MASPITPSTGLGSGLAIGDIVTALVNSDKLAKQTQITTQTKLVTTKLSGIGTLKSAMSAFQTLLKPPTGTTSTLQFAGYAAKSSDETKATVTSDNSAVPGNYTVKINKLATSSSVATAAFSGGADSAIPSGNLTVTQNGISKSYTIPTGATLASVVKQINADTKTTNISANIITDANGSRMVLGSSTTGAGSDITTSSDITGFTIASGVAINTASATSAGYIGSPPISADVDINGFNVISKSNTVDKTLGGISLQLVAVGTTTVNVSTNTDGLKTSLQAFIDSYNAVVKAISTVTKATVSDTPDPTTGATVTPAALTGDAMPRSILSAMRNELVTTGATGDLSVLSQLGITTTQSDGTLSLDATKFSAAMDKGLAGDVQQLFSGTGDGSNGLIARMNAAITPYTQTGGIFDTRTTSLNKQQNDLQDQQAALDLRVTNLTATLTAKYNAMDLLVGQLKASATSITSFFDSLNAQKSG is encoded by the coding sequence ATGGCTAGTCCAATCACCCCTTCAACCGGCCTGGGATCTGGCCTGGCGATCGGGGATATCGTCACCGCGCTGGTGAACTCCGACAAGCTCGCCAAGCAGACTCAGATCACCACACAGACCAAGCTGGTCACCACCAAGCTCTCTGGGATCGGAACGCTGAAATCAGCGATGTCGGCCTTTCAGACATTGTTGAAACCACCGACCGGCACCACCAGCACTCTGCAGTTCGCAGGCTACGCGGCCAAGTCGTCTGACGAAACCAAAGCAACTGTAACGTCCGACAACAGTGCAGTTCCGGGTAACTACACCGTCAAGATCAACAAGCTGGCCACCAGCTCCAGTGTGGCGACCGCTGCATTTTCTGGCGGCGCTGACAGTGCCATTCCGAGTGGCAATCTGACCGTCACTCAAAATGGCATTTCCAAAAGCTACACGATCCCGACAGGCGCGACGTTGGCCTCGGTCGTCAAGCAGATCAACGCCGACACCAAGACCACGAACATCAGCGCCAACATCATCACCGACGCCAACGGTTCACGCATGGTGTTGGGCTCGAGCACAACCGGTGCGGGTTCGGACATCACCACGAGCAGTGATATCACCGGCTTTACCATTGCATCGGGTGTGGCGATCAACACCGCATCAGCGACCTCTGCCGGTTACATCGGTAGCCCGCCGATCAGTGCGGACGTCGATATCAACGGTTTCAACGTGATCAGCAAGAGCAATACCGTCGACAAGACGCTCGGCGGTATTTCGTTGCAATTGGTGGCAGTGGGAACGACGACAGTCAACGTATCGACCAACACCGATGGACTGAAGACGTCCTTGCAGGCGTTCATCGACTCCTACAACGCCGTGGTCAAGGCTATTTCCACGGTGACCAAGGCCACCGTCAGTGATACCCCGGACCCTACGACCGGGGCGACCGTTACCCCGGCTGCCTTGACGGGCGACGCTATGCCTCGTTCGATCCTGTCGGCTATGCGAAACGAGTTAGTGACAACGGGCGCCACGGGTGATCTTTCTGTATTGTCGCAGTTGGGCATTACCACGACCCAGTCAGACGGCACCCTGTCGCTTGATGCCACCAAATTCAGCGCGGCCATGGACAAGGGCCTGGCCGGCGATGTGCAGCAGTTGTTCAGCGGCACCGGCGACGGTTCCAACGGTCTGATTGCGCGCATGAACGCGGCCATCACGCCTTATACCCAGACGGGTGGCATTTTTGACACGCGTACCACGAGTCTGAACAAACAGCAGAATGATCTGCAGGACCAGCAAGCTGCGCTGGACCTGCGTGTCACCAACCTGACCGCTACCCTGACCGCCAAGTACAATGCCATGGACTTGCTGGTAGGGCAGCTCAAGGCCTCTGCGACCAGCATCACGTCGTTCTTCGACTCGCTGAACGCGCAGAAAAGTGGCTGA
- a CDS encoding flagellin domain-containing protein has protein sequence MALGVNTNVASLAVQKNLAKASDALSTSMTRLSSGLKINSAKDDAAGLQIATRETSQIRGQTVAIKNANDGISMAQTAEGALQESTNILQRMRELAVQSRNDTNGTADRTALNAEFGQMSDELTRISASTNLNGKNLLDGSAGTMTLQVGSSTGSANRIDLVLSSKFDATSLSVASGSVAITGTSATASTNIDNAITAIDAALATINATRANLGASQNRLTSTISNLQNVNENATAALGRIQDTDFAAETANLTKQQTLQQASTSVLAQANQLPSAVLKLLQ, from the coding sequence ATGGCTTTAGGCGTAAACACTAACGTAGCTTCCCTGGCTGTTCAGAAGAACCTGGCCAAAGCTTCCGATGCACTGTCGACTTCGATGACTCGTCTGTCTTCCGGTCTGAAAATCAACAGCGCTAAAGACGACGCAGCCGGCCTGCAGATCGCTACCCGCGAAACTTCGCAAATCCGTGGTCAGACCGTAGCAATCAAGAACGCCAACGACGGCATCTCGATGGCTCAGACCGCTGAAGGCGCTCTGCAAGAGTCGACCAACATTCTGCAGCGTATGCGTGAACTGGCTGTTCAGTCGCGAAACGACACTAACGGCACTGCTGACCGTACCGCTCTGAACGCCGAATTCGGTCAGATGTCCGACGAACTGACCCGTATCTCGGCTTCCACCAACCTCAACGGCAAAAACCTGCTGGACGGTTCGGCTGGCACCATGACCCTGCAAGTCGGTTCGAGCACTGGCTCGGCCAACCGCATCGACCTGGTTCTGAGCTCCAAGTTCGACGCCACCTCGCTGTCGGTTGCCAGCGGTTCGGTTGCCATCACCGGCACCAGCGCCACTGCGTCCACCAACATCGACAACGCGATTACCGCGATTGACGCTGCTCTGGCAACGATCAACGCCACCCGTGCAAACCTGGGTGCTTCGCAAAACCGTTTGACCAGCACCATTTCCAACCTGCAAAACGTCAACGAAAACGCCACCGCTGCACTGGGTCGTATTCAAGACACCGACTTCGCCGCTGAAACCGCTAACCTGACCAAACAACAGACTCTGCAACAGGCTTCCACTTCTGTTCTGGCCCAGGCTAACCAGCTGCCATCCGCTGTACTGAAACTGCTTCAGTAA
- a CDS encoding sensor histidine kinase: protein MSSEPVLPGSQVQPSPEVESRQGLEQAFALFNQMSTQLTDSYSLLEARVTELKGELAVVSAQRMQELAEKERLANRLQNLLDLLPGGVIVIDAHGMVREANPAALDLLGEPLIGMLWRHVIARCFAPREDDGHEISLKDGRRLSIATRSLDAEPGQLVLLNDLTETRHLQSQLARHERLSSLGRMVASLAHQIRTPLSAAMIYASHLTEQALNVETQQRFAGRLKERLHELEHQVRDMLVFARGELPLTDRLSPSQLVTALESAAQTHVRDATVRWQCNDLNGELLCNRDTLVGALLNLIENAVQASAGRSRIKIHAYSRGTTLRLCISDNGSGIDAVALARIGEPFFTTKTTGTGLGLAVVTAVARAHQGQVQFRSRPGRGTCAIVSLPLIPGLSAAITTVGDDS, encoded by the coding sequence ATGTCTTCCGAACCTGTTTTACCCGGTTCGCAAGTGCAGCCGTCCCCGGAAGTGGAAAGTCGTCAAGGACTGGAGCAGGCGTTTGCCCTGTTCAACCAGATGTCGACACAACTGACTGACTCCTACAGCTTGCTGGAAGCGCGGGTCACCGAGCTCAAAGGTGAGCTGGCGGTCGTGAGTGCTCAGCGGATGCAGGAGCTGGCCGAGAAAGAGCGTCTGGCCAACCGTCTGCAGAACCTGCTCGACCTGTTGCCGGGCGGTGTGATTGTCATCGACGCTCACGGCATGGTCCGCGAGGCCAACCCCGCAGCCCTTGATCTGCTGGGCGAACCGCTGATCGGCATGCTCTGGCGCCATGTGATCGCACGCTGCTTTGCGCCCCGTGAGGACGACGGTCACGAAATCTCGCTGAAAGACGGGCGTCGCCTGTCGATTGCGACCCGATCCCTCGATGCTGAGCCCGGCCAACTGGTGCTACTCAACGACCTGACTGAAACCCGTCACCTGCAAAGTCAGCTGGCGCGCCATGAGCGTCTGTCCTCGCTGGGCCGCATGGTGGCTTCGCTGGCACATCAGATTCGCACGCCTTTGTCGGCTGCCATGATTTACGCCAGTCATTTGACCGAGCAGGCGCTGAATGTAGAGACGCAGCAGCGTTTCGCCGGCCGTTTGAAAGAGCGGCTGCACGAGCTCGAACATCAGGTGCGCGACATGCTGGTGTTCGCCCGCGGCGAGCTGCCGCTGACGGACCGCCTCTCGCCCAGCCAACTGGTCACCGCCCTTGAGTCTGCCGCGCAGACCCACGTGCGTGATGCGACAGTGCGTTGGCAGTGCAATGACCTCAATGGCGAACTGCTGTGCAACCGGGACACGCTGGTCGGTGCCTTGCTCAATCTGATCGAGAACGCGGTGCAGGCGAGCGCCGGTCGGTCACGCATCAAGATTCATGCGTACAGCCGCGGCACTACGCTGCGTCTGTGTATCAGTGACAACGGCAGCGGCATTGACGCTGTTGCGCTGGCCCGCATCGGTGAGCCATTTTTCACCACCAAGACGACGGGCACCGGGCTGGGCCTGGCCGTGGTCACGGCCGTTGCGCGGGCTCACCAGGGGCAGGTGCAATTTCGGTCGCGTCCGGGGCGCGGCACCTGTGCCATCGTTTCCTTGCCGCTGATTCCGGGTCTCAGCGCGGCGATCACCACGGTGGGTGATGACTCATGA
- a CDS encoding flagellin — protein sequence MALTVNTNIASLSVQRNLNKSSDSLSTAMTRISSGLRINSAKDDAAGMQIASRLTTQARGLSVATRNANDAISVIQTTEGALSQTLNTLQRMRDLAVQAKNGTNTASDRLASHKEFEQASEELTRLSKSTKFGKDLNLLDGSAGSLTFHVGANTGEHEEIQIVLDQDYSTKSLFAAAADRAAETAEVATATAPMKVGNKDIKAGDDLTPKIDGTGIYEGVTRADPLKPTKEELALEAAVANKNIDEAIIQIDSAIARVTAGMADLGAKQNRLTTTVANISNIIENVTASRGRIEDVDFAAETAELTKQQTLQQASTAILAQANQLPAAVLKLLQ from the coding sequence ATGGCTTTAACCGTTAATACCAATATTGCGTCGTTGTCTGTTCAGCGGAATTTGAACAAGTCTTCTGATTCGTTGAGCACTGCGATGACCCGCATATCTTCGGGTCTTCGGATCAATAGCGCCAAGGATGATGCTGCCGGTATGCAGATAGCCAGTCGCCTGACCACTCAAGCGAGAGGCTTATCGGTGGCGACCCGCAATGCTAACGATGCAATATCGGTTATCCAGACAACAGAAGGTGCATTGTCACAAACATTAAATACCCTGCAACGGATGAGAGACCTCGCCGTGCAAGCCAAGAATGGAACCAACACGGCTTCTGATCGACTGGCCTCTCACAAGGAGTTTGAACAAGCTTCTGAAGAGTTGACCCGGCTAAGCAAAAGTACGAAGTTCGGGAAAGATCTCAACCTGCTGGATGGCAGTGCAGGAAGCCTGACCTTTCATGTGGGGGCCAATACAGGAGAGCATGAAGAAATTCAGATAGTTCTGGATCAGGATTATTCCACTAAATCCCTGTTCGCTGCTGCTGCGGACCGAGCGGCAGAAACTGCGGAGGTTGCAACGGCGACAGCACCGATGAAGGTGGGGAATAAAGACATCAAGGCTGGCGATGATTTGACGCCTAAAATTGACGGCACTGGGATTTATGAGGGGGTGACTCGAGCGGATCCCCTCAAGCCCACAAAGGAAGAACTCGCGCTGGAAGCTGCAGTGGCCAACAAGAACATCGACGAGGCTATCATCCAGATCGACAGCGCCATTGCCAGAGTCACTGCAGGGATGGCTGACCTGGGCGCGAAGCAAAACCGTCTCACGACGACGGTGGCCAACATAAGCAACATCATCGAAAACGTCACAGCGTCTCGTGGCCGTATTGAAGACGTCGATTTCGCCGCCGAAACCGCTGAACTGACCAAACAACAAACCCTCCAGCAAGCCTCAACCGCCATCCTGGCTCAGGCCAATCAGCTGCCCGCTGCGGTATTGAAGCTGCTTCAGTAA
- a CDS encoding motility associated factor glycosyltransferase family protein, which produces MDEIYQRNSAVLAQRWPAVMQRLSGEDPSSVPAQLLEGQGSTLSVAGIQLTSRHDRLAEAQIQADSLPVESPVIHLYGTGLGDLQRVLLACDRLQQLYVHILNGALFALVMQLLEQSDWLSDPRVVLDYADARTEIQLPFFALPAELVLADDANARIRDRLVSEVHVDFNNQEFSPDNPENVRRLEQGRALLESDTDVAALFGTQAGRDVFVIATGPSLQQHLPRLSSTFERADRPLFICVDTAYVPLRKQGIKPDLVVSIDHRITSRHLPADDTQGIALVYLPRQEAAMLQAWQGPRYVGYSTSPVYSRIRQQVPRANLHVGGSVIHPAIDLAVKMGATRITLFGADFAFPGGKTHTGWQDGDLGPEMSIARHWVYDGRGNKVKTQLNFRSYLIELERYIALHPDVHFLNTSRDGALIAGTEFDPEWTAP; this is translated from the coding sequence GTGGACGAGATTTATCAGCGCAACAGCGCCGTTTTGGCGCAACGCTGGCCCGCAGTCATGCAACGCCTGTCCGGCGAAGATCCATCCTCTGTTCCGGCTCAATTGCTCGAAGGGCAAGGCTCGACCCTTAGCGTTGCGGGCATCCAGCTCACCAGCCGCCACGACCGCCTCGCCGAAGCGCAGATACAGGCGGACAGCCTTCCAGTAGAGAGTCCCGTGATTCATCTTTACGGCACCGGGCTGGGGGATTTACAGCGCGTGCTCTTGGCCTGCGACCGTCTGCAGCAGCTGTATGTGCACATCCTCAATGGCGCGCTGTTCGCCCTGGTGATGCAATTGCTTGAGCAAAGTGACTGGCTCAGCGACCCCCGCGTGGTGCTGGACTACGCCGATGCACGTACGGAAATCCAGCTACCGTTCTTCGCGCTGCCCGCCGAGTTGGTGCTGGCCGACGATGCCAATGCGCGAATCCGCGATCGTCTGGTCAGTGAAGTGCATGTCGATTTCAATAATCAGGAGTTTTCGCCCGACAACCCGGAAAACGTCCGGCGACTGGAGCAGGGCAGAGCGCTGTTGGAGAGCGACACCGACGTCGCGGCGCTTTTTGGTACTCAGGCCGGGCGAGACGTGTTTGTCATCGCCACGGGTCCGAGCCTGCAGCAGCACCTGCCGCGCTTGTCTAGCACCTTTGAGCGTGCTGATCGGCCGCTGTTCATCTGTGTCGACACCGCGTATGTGCCACTGCGCAAGCAAGGGATCAAGCCGGATCTGGTGGTCAGCATCGACCACCGCATCACCTCCCGTCATTTGCCTGCTGACGATACTCAAGGCATCGCATTGGTCTACCTGCCACGTCAGGAAGCTGCGATGCTTCAGGCATGGCAAGGACCGCGCTACGTCGGCTATTCCACCAGCCCGGTCTACTCGCGAATTCGTCAGCAGGTCCCGCGCGCCAACTTGCATGTGGGGGGCAGCGTGATTCACCCGGCCATCGACCTCGCGGTCAAAATGGGCGCGACGCGCATCACCCTGTTTGGCGCCGACTTCGCCTTCCCCGGCGGCAAAACCCATACCGGGTGGCAGGACGGGGACCTGGGGCCAGAAATGAGCATCGCCAGGCATTGGGTGTATGACGGCCGCGGCAACAAGGTCAAAACGCAGCTCAACTTTCGCAGCTACTTGATCGAGCTGGAGCGCTACATCGCGCTGCACCCCGACGTGCACTTCTTGAACACCAGCCGTGACGGTGCCCTCATTGCCGGCACCGAGTTCGACCCGGAGTGGACCGCGCCATGA
- the fliT gene encoding flagellar protein FliT, protein MSAALKRIEETREALVDALAERDWEAIGKLDLACRACVDEVIREATDDEPEVRSNLEELLGVYRQLIDIAAGERQAIVDEMSQIQRAKSAAKVYHLFG, encoded by the coding sequence ATGAGTGCTGCACTCAAGCGAATCGAAGAAACCCGCGAAGCTTTGGTCGATGCCCTCGCCGAGCGAGATTGGGAGGCGATCGGCAAGCTCGATCTGGCCTGCCGTGCCTGCGTCGACGAAGTCATCCGCGAGGCGACTGACGACGAGCCTGAAGTGCGCAGCAATCTGGAAGAGTTATTGGGCGTGTATCGGCAGCTGATCGATATCGCTGCGGGGGAGCGTCAGGCGATTGTCGATGAAATGTCGCAGATCCAGCGAGCGAAAAGCGCTGCAAAGGTTTACCATCTGTTTGGTTGA
- a CDS encoding flagellar protein FlaG — MDISNRLSTVYPPVQSLPSVPVVADKQAVAPQVVSAPAASAKSDTATSKDADPEEKSKDLKAAVQEMEKFFQSVRRNLEFSIDEGSGQVVVKVIATETGEVVRQLPSAEALKIADSLKNANSLLFDAKV; from the coding sequence ATGGACATTAGCAACCGGTTGAGCACGGTCTATCCTCCGGTGCAGTCGTTGCCATCGGTGCCTGTGGTTGCTGACAAGCAGGCCGTGGCGCCTCAAGTCGTTTCTGCGCCCGCAGCCTCTGCGAAGTCGGATACGGCAACGAGTAAAGACGCTGACCCTGAAGAGAAGTCAAAAGACTTGAAAGCTGCTGTGCAGGAAATGGAAAAGTTCTTTCAGTCGGTTCGCCGCAATCTGGAATTCTCGATCGACGAGGGATCCGGCCAGGTGGTCGTGAAGGTTATTGCCACTGAAACGGGCGAGGTGGTGCGGCAATTGCCGTCAGCCGAAGCTCTGAAAATCGCCGACAGCCTGAAGAATGCAAACAGCCTGTTGTTCGACGCAAAAGTGTAA
- the fliS gene encoding flagellar export chaperone FliS, which produces MNRMAALRQYQKVNSHAQTAVATPHRLVQMLMEAGLDRIAQAKGAIERKDVAAKGTLIGKAIEIVGGLREGLDMEKQAEALAHVDNLYVYMMKRLAEANIKTDPKILDEVSGLLTTVKEGWDGIGDQQQAL; this is translated from the coding sequence ATGAACCGGATGGCAGCCCTTCGGCAGTATCAGAAGGTCAATTCACACGCACAGACCGCCGTGGCCACGCCGCACCGTCTGGTGCAGATGCTGATGGAAGCGGGACTGGACCGTATCGCCCAGGCCAAAGGTGCGATCGAGCGCAAAGACGTGGCCGCCAAGGGCACGTTGATTGGCAAGGCCATCGAGATCGTGGGTGGCCTGCGTGAAGGCCTGGACATGGAGAAGCAGGCAGAGGCCCTGGCCCATGTCGACAACCTGTATGTGTACATGATGAAGCGTCTGGCGGAAGCCAACATCAAGACCGACCCGAAAATCCTCGACGAAGTCAGCGGTTTGTTGACGACCGTCAAGGAAGGTTGGGACGGGATTGGCGATCAGCAGCAAGCGCTGTAA
- a CDS encoding sigma-54 dependent transcriptional regulator, translating to MWREIKILLIDDDSQRRRDMAVILNFLGDENLSCSSTDWQQVVGSLTSTREVLCVLVGSVNAPGSLQGLLKTVAAWDEFLPVLLMGENSSAELAEDLRRRVLSTVEMPPSYSKLLDSLHRAQVYREMYDQARERGRQREPNLFRSLVGTSRAIQHVRQMMQQVADTDASVLILGESGTGKEVVARNLHYHSKRRDAPFVPVNCGAIPAELLESELFGHEKGAFTGAITSRAGRFELANGGTLFLDEIGDMPLPMQVKLLRVLQERTFERVGSNKTQSVDVRIIAATHKNLEDMIETGGFREDLYYRLNVFPIEMAPLRERVEDIPLLMNELISRMEHEKRGSIRFNSAAIMSLCRHGWPGNVRELANLVERMAIMHPYGVIGVAELPKKFRYVDDEDEQLVDSLRSDLEERVAINGHTPNFANSAMLPPEGLDLKDYLGGLEQGLIQQALDDANGIVARAAERLRIRRTTLVEKMRKYGMSRRDGDDQVDD from the coding sequence ATGTGGCGTGAAATCAAGATTCTGCTGATCGATGACGATAGCCAGCGCCGCCGTGACATGGCGGTGATTCTGAATTTTCTCGGCGATGAGAACCTGTCCTGTTCCAGCACTGACTGGCAGCAAGTCGTAGGCTCTTTGACATCCACTCGAGAAGTTCTCTGCGTGCTGGTCGGCTCGGTAAATGCGCCGGGCAGTCTCCAAGGGCTGCTTAAGACCGTCGCTGCATGGGATGAGTTCCTTCCTGTCCTGCTGATGGGCGAAAATTCTTCTGCCGAGCTGGCCGAAGACTTGCGTCGGCGCGTGCTGTCCACGGTCGAAATGCCGCCCAGCTACAGCAAATTGCTGGATTCCCTGCACCGTGCCCAGGTCTATCGTGAAATGTACGATCAGGCCCGCGAGCGCGGCCGTCAGCGCGAGCCCAACCTGTTCCGCAGCCTGGTCGGCACCAGCCGTGCGATCCAGCACGTGCGCCAGATGATGCAGCAAGTGGCCGACACCGACGCCAGCGTGTTGATCCTGGGCGAGTCGGGCACTGGCAAGGAAGTGGTTGCACGTAACCTTCACTACCATTCAAAACGTCGCGACGCGCCGTTCGTCCCCGTCAACTGCGGTGCGATTCCGGCAGAGCTGCTGGAAAGCGAACTGTTCGGCCACGAGAAAGGCGCGTTCACCGGTGCGATCACCAGCCGGGCAGGGCGCTTTGAGCTGGCGAACGGTGGCACGCTGTTCCTTGATGAAATCGGTGACATGCCGTTGCCGATGCAGGTCAAGTTGCTGCGGGTGTTGCAGGAACGCACCTTTGAGCGCGTGGGCAGCAACAAGACCCAGAGCGTCGATGTGCGCATCATTGCAGCGACCCACAAGAACCTCGAAGACATGATCGAGACCGGTGGCTTCCGTGAAGACCTGTACTACCGCCTGAACGTATTCCCGATCGAAATGGCGCCGTTGCGTGAACGCGTGGAAGACATTCCGCTGCTGATGAACGAGCTGATTTCGCGCATGGAGCACGAAAAACGCGGTTCGATCCGTTTCAATTCGGCCGCCATCATGTCGCTGTGCCGCCACGGCTGGCCGGGCAACGTGCGTGAGCTGGCCAACCTGGTGGAGCGCATGGCGATCATGCACCCCTACGGCGTGATCGGCGTTGCCGAACTGCCGAAGAAATTCCGCTACGTCGACGATGAAGACGAGCAACTGGTGGACAGCCTGCGCAGCGATCTGGAAGAGCGCGTGGCCATCAACGGTCACACGCCCAACTTCGCCAACAGTGCGATGCTGCCGCCCGAAGGCCTGGACCTGAAGGACTACCTCGGTGGTCTGGAACAGGGCTTGATCCAGCAGGCGCTGGACGATGCCAACGGTATCGTGGCCCGCGCCGCCGAGCGCTTGCGTATCCGCCGCACCACGCTGGTGGAGAAGATGCGCAAGTACGGCATGAGCCGTCGCGACGGCGACGATCAGGTCGACGACTGA